One window of Trichomycterus rosablanca isolate fTriRos1 chromosome 2, fTriRos1.hap1, whole genome shotgun sequence genomic DNA carries:
- the lrrc71 gene encoding leucine-rich repeat-containing protein 71 isoform X2 — protein MKKRMEKSSKERGSSGVEEEPLKTAGLNTQDKLPILTIDKFQCCGNIEVEFPELCTLAGIREIPAVKQRTTESSSTEQANEGSQPQTFSKRSMTTWSSKPCLQIEIENEDHRSIKRVRISGWRVDEAMTQVLGKVLPSLPDLQSLEMWQAGLTDCILTTLMSTVSLCTNLRKVLLEGNPLPEQSYHVLIAENSMITHLSLRNNRIGEEGARLIGSALSTACSANKNLLSLNMAFNSIGDAGAIHIAQGLRFNRTLMHLSLASNHISDAGASCLAEVFGPFALTHEEIVERRRQLIKRNQQPVKEDSTCEQLPSIPSNSSLEHISKGTKSNTKKKDAPKKDEKLPASQKVATLGKKEDPKLVKKRQGSATFNTQRAIWTRFSWKRKHWEPQILLDI, from the exons ATGAAGAAGAGAATGGAGAAAAGCAGCAAGGAGAGAGGAAGCTCTGGGGTTGAAGAAGAGCCTTTAAAAACTGCAG GACTGAACACACAAGACAAACTCCCAATCCTTACCATAG ATAAATTCCAGTGCTGTGGCAATATAGAGGTGGAATTTCCAGAGCTGTGTACCTTAGCTGGCATTAGAGAAATCCCTGCTGTTAAACAACGAACAACAGAATCATCTTCCACAGAGCAAGCAAATG AAGGTAGCCAACCCCAAACCTTCTCTAAAAGGTCTATGACTACTTGGTCTTCTAAACCCTGCCTTCAAATAGAGATCGAAAACGAGGACCATCGAAGTATAAAAAGAGTCAGAATATCTG GATGGAGGGTGGATGAAGCGATGACCCAGGTGTTGGGTAAAGTtttaccatctctccctgatctGCAAAGTCTAGA GATGTGGCAGGCTGGACTGACTGACTGCATTTTGACTACATTGATGAGCACAGTTTCTTTATGCACAAATCTCAG GAAAGTCCTTTTGGAGGGAAACCCTCTTCCAGAACAGAGTTATCATGTCCTAATAGCAGAGAACAGTAT GATAACTCACCTGTCATTGAGAAACAACCGTATAGGGGAGGAGGGGGCACGTCTGATTGGTTCAGCGCTTTCCACTGCCTGCTCCGCCAACAAAAATCTGCTGTCACTCAACATGGCCTTCAACTCTATTGGTGATGCAGGTGCCATCCATATTGCACAG gggTTGCGTTTTAATCGCACATTAATGCATCTATCCCTGGCGAGCAATCACATAAGCGAtgcaggtgcatcctgtttggcTGAG GTTTTTGGCCCATTTGCTCTAACACATGAAGAAATAGTTGAGAGGAGAAGGCAGCTAATAAAAAGGAACCAGCAG CCAGTTAAAGAAGATTCTACATGTGAGCAGCTTCCCTCCATTCCCAGTAACTCATCACTGGAACACATCAGTAAAGGAACTAAAAGTAACACCAAGAAAAAG gatgccCCTAAAAAAGATGAGAAGCTTCCAGCCAGTCAAAAAGTGGCAACATTGGGAAAGAAAGAGGACCCTAAACTAGTGAAGAAAA